A window from Cherax quadricarinatus isolate ZL_2023a chromosome 94, ASM3850222v1, whole genome shotgun sequence encodes these proteins:
- the LOC128700872 gene encoding uncharacterized protein, whose translation MKIFILLVVIGVVSAQLGAGQVGGAAPAQGAGGAAGVGGPGAAPVNPYGPKVYGSGLNNPFAFPHNTWEVSRAAAVAATNPNLYVRVESDGGWEFTNRFGEKVDVYNSFGQELD comes from the exons ATGAAGATTTTC ATTCTCCTTGTGGTGATTGGTGTGGTGTCAGCCCAGCTTGGTGCTGGCCAGGTGGGAGGTGCTGCTCCAGCCCAGGGTGCTggaggtgctgctggtgttggtggtcctGGGGCAGCTCCTGTAAACCCCTACGGACCTAAAGTGTATGGTTCTGGCCTCAACAATCCCTTCGCCTTCCCTCACAACACGTGGGAAGTGAGTCGTGCTGCTGCGGTGGCAGCTACCAACCCCAACCTCTATGTG CGCGTGGAGTCTGACGGAGGCTGGGAATTTACCAACCGCTTCGGAGAGAAGGTTGATGTGTACAACAGCTTCGGCCAAGAGCTTGACTAG